One Luoshenia tenuis DNA window includes the following coding sequences:
- a CDS encoding alpha/beta hydrolase produces MAINKFMRLALKVLSYPDIDIRKTYPLERSIRYLRPPALLPKNRWRDHMILSDGREILTRIYSPMDDAGMDTLLFFHGGGWVTESIDTYNKVCYALACATRSCVVSVEYRLAPEYPFPQGLEDCYAAARELILRPAGFGFKAAGRVTLIGDSAGGNLAAAVSLMARDQGEFCIPRQILIYPATAADHSAASPYPSIRENGSDYLLTAKRICEYIDLYKRSDQDLQSPYFAPLLAQDFANQPDTLVITAEYDPLRDEGEAYARQLRDAGNRVTVYRMKDALHGFMGLGTGYVHVRRAHALINSFLSGRDRDESAGQLA; encoded by the coding sequence ATGGCGATCAATAAATTTATGCGCCTTGCCCTCAAGGTGCTCTCTTATCCGGATATCGACATCCGTAAAACATATCCGCTGGAGCGGTCTATCCGCTATTTGCGGCCGCCGGCGCTGCTGCCCAAAAACCGCTGGCGGGATCATATGATCCTCTCAGACGGAAGAGAGATTCTGACGCGGATCTATAGCCCGATGGACGATGCGGGAATGGATACCCTGCTTTTTTTCCACGGGGGCGGTTGGGTAACCGAGAGTATTGATACGTACAATAAGGTGTGCTATGCTCTTGCATGCGCTACGCGCAGCTGCGTAGTATCGGTAGAATACCGTCTGGCGCCGGAGTATCCCTTTCCCCAGGGGCTGGAGGACTGTTACGCCGCCGCGCGGGAGCTGATCCTCAGGCCCGCCGGGTTTGGCTTTAAGGCGGCGGGACGGGTGACGCTGATCGGCGACAGCGCGGGCGGCAATCTGGCCGCGGCGGTATCGCTGATGGCCAGGGATCAGGGTGAGTTTTGCATACCGCGCCAGATTTTGATCTATCCGGCGACGGCAGCCGACCATAGCGCAGCTTCGCCTTATCCGTCGATACGGGAAAATGGCAGCGATTATCTGCTGACGGCCAAGCGAATCTGCGAATACATCGACCTGTATAAGCGAAGCGACCAGGACCTTCAAAGTCCTTATTTTGCGCCATTGCTGGCGCAGGATTTTGCAAACCAGCCGGATACCTTGGTCATTACAGCCGAGTACGACCCGCTGCGGGACGAGGGGGAGGCCTATGCCAGGCAGCTGCGCGATGCAGGCAACCGCGTAACGGTTTACCGCATGAAGGATGCTCTGCATGGATTTATGGGCCTGGGCACAGGATATGTCCATGTGCGCCGCGCGCATGCGCTGATCAATTCATTTTTAAGTGGGAGGGATCGGGATGAATCAGCCGGGCAGCTGGCTTAA
- a CDS encoding DUF6320 domain-containing protein — protein MLYCKSCRVSVAGNRRYCPLCGGGLTGDGEEYTDYPILPQDQSHSKRLIQIISGAALTAAIICVAINLLVPAKIWWSLFAALGLGCGWLWAVVGIVKKAKLLNNIVWQLVLISAVALLWDGLTGWRGWSLDYVFPCVCTGAMLAVIILSRVRHMPDRDYIISLILCAVMGVIPLVFLFTGVLSVIIPSVICAAASLIVILLQMIFNWKAMYREIHKKLHL, from the coding sequence ATGCTTTACTGTAAATCATGCCGCGTTAGCGTGGCGGGCAACCGCAGATACTGCCCGCTTTGCGGAGGCGGCCTTACGGGCGACGGGGAGGAATATACGGATTATCCGATTTTGCCCCAGGATCAAAGCCACAGCAAAAGGCTGATCCAAATCATTTCAGGCGCCGCGCTGACGGCCGCGATCATCTGCGTCGCCATCAACCTGTTGGTGCCGGCCAAGATTTGGTGGTCGCTATTCGCCGCGCTGGGATTGGGGTGCGGGTGGCTGTGGGCAGTTGTGGGCATCGTTAAGAAGGCGAAGCTGCTGAACAATATCGTGTGGCAGCTGGTGCTGATCTCCGCTGTGGCACTTTTATGGGACGGACTGACGGGATGGCGGGGCTGGTCGTTGGATTACGTTTTCCCTTGTGTGTGCACGGGGGCTATGCTGGCGGTGATCATCCTCTCCCGGGTGCGGCATATGCCGGACCGGGACTATATTATCAGCCTGATCCTGTGCGCGGTGATGGGCGTTATCCCCCTGGTTTTTCTGTTCACCGGGGTGCTGAGCGTCATCATTCCGTCGGTGATCTGCGCGGCTGCCAGCCTGATCGTGATCCTATTACAGATGATTTTTAATTGGAAGGCCATGTACCGTGAGATCCATAAAAAATTGCATTTGTGA
- a CDS encoding AfsR/SARP family transcriptional regulator, with product MKNIQPLQIKMFEKFTVSNEHFEYPTGKKKNKQLSTLVAYLLANRNIEVSREKLFETLWTEENSNPGGALRNLVYRARQAFAPFFPQQKVDCILLKGNTYAWNPEIPCVLDIDVFDDYYRKAGAAKDADEKYENLKNAISVYSGDFLSDMQDEEWVTFASMYYQRKYMECILGVCDYLKAHERFEEILDLVDSVNKVERMYEKIHEYYLEALLAMGQFQRAMDYYYYVVDLFYCKLGVDITGTLHDVYTRIVQVIPDYKVSIRNLEDRLREDAQPSGSFYCNYEVFKNIYRFNARSIRRARNARFLILLTLEDRRASAAPSETMEQQMEMLKQIIFDQLRRNDVFTRFSATQFSIILSAQNENNCMIAINRIVQKFDQKNKQQDIRILWDVKQIEG from the coding sequence TTGAAAAATATCCAACCGCTGCAGATCAAAATGTTTGAAAAGTTTACGGTTAGCAATGAGCACTTTGAATATCCAACGGGCAAGAAGAAAAACAAGCAGCTGAGTACGCTGGTAGCCTATCTGCTGGCCAACCGCAATATTGAGGTTTCCAGGGAAAAGCTGTTTGAAACGCTGTGGACGGAAGAGAACAGCAACCCCGGCGGCGCGCTGCGCAACCTGGTCTACCGTGCGCGGCAGGCTTTTGCCCCGTTCTTTCCCCAGCAGAAGGTGGACTGCATTTTGCTTAAAGGCAATACCTATGCCTGGAATCCGGAGATCCCCTGTGTCCTTGACATCGACGTATTTGACGATTATTATCGCAAGGCCGGGGCGGCTAAGGATGCAGATGAAAAGTATGAGAATCTGAAAAACGCCATTTCAGTTTACTCCGGCGACTTTTTGTCCGACATGCAGGATGAAGAGTGGGTGACCTTTGCCAGTATGTACTACCAGCGCAAGTATATGGAGTGCATTCTGGGCGTGTGCGACTATCTAAAGGCGCACGAGCGCTTCGAGGAAATTCTGGATCTGGTGGACAGCGTCAATAAAGTGGAGCGGATGTATGAAAAGATCCATGAATATTACCTGGAGGCGCTGCTGGCGATGGGGCAATTTCAGCGCGCGATGGATTACTATTACTATGTGGTGGATCTTTTTTATTGCAAGCTGGGCGTGGATATTACCGGCACCCTGCACGACGTATATACGCGTATCGTACAGGTAATCCCCGATTATAAGGTGAGCATACGCAACCTGGAGGACCGGCTGCGGGAGGATGCGCAGCCCTCCGGTTCATTTTATTGCAACTACGAAGTGTTCAAAAACATTTACCGCTTTAATGCCCGGTCCATCCGCCGGGCGCGCAATGCCCGCTTTTTGATCCTGCTTACGTTGGAGGACCGCCGCGCAAGCGCGGCGCCCAGCGAAACGATGGAGCAACAAATGGAGATGCTTAAGCAGATCATCTTTGATCAGCTGCGCCGGAACGATGTGTTTACCCGTTTTAGCGCCACCCAGTTTTCGATCATCCTCTCGGCGCAAAATGAGAATAACTGTATGATCGCCATTAATCGCATCGTGCAAAAATTCGACCAGAAAAACAAGCAGCAGGATATCCGCATCCTGTGGGATGTCAAGCAGATCGAGGGCTGA